The sequence below is a genomic window from Cygnus olor isolate bCygOlo1 chromosome 7, bCygOlo1.pri.v2, whole genome shotgun sequence.
TGTGGCCTCAGCCCCCAAAGAACAAAACCTGACTACTTTGTTCAATGACGGGGAAAACAGTCAGGTATGCTTATATGTGAAATTTGAGCTCAaacacaaccccccccccagtttaatccaacactttaaaaaatttgGTCTAAATTGGAGCCGAGAGAAAAACTAAGTCCCCTGTAGAAGTAGCTTTTGTGGCATCTGTGATCTCAGTCTTCTAAGTTAATGTGAACGCATAGCATAGTTCGTTTTGTGCTGtcttttatttgctgcttttgcatCTTGCTTTCTTGTTCTCTGTGACAATCTGCAGAATTACATGTGTTTATACCAGTGATTTATAGACCgttttttctcttaatgaaGGGACTTAAAAATGACTTTGTCCGTAACATCTTGTGGACCTTTGAAGATATCCACATGTTAGTAGGATCAAATATGCCTATATTTGGAGGTGGAAGATATCCTGCTGTGAGCCTACGTCTCAGGTGAATTTTGAAGTTAACAAGTTTATATGTTCCAGCCTTGActgagttttgctttgctttgctttcctcttgaGCTATCTGCAGGTCTTTTGGTTGATTCTGAATTTTTTACGTGcagtttaaagaagaaaattcatgcTTTAGACTTAAATGGCAATGGCATTATGAAGTGCTGGTAAACAGGAAGTCTCATAGCTGTGCTATTGCACTGGGACTTGAGatattctgctgttttttctagCTCTAAATCTTTATTTGAAAGTAGTGGCTGTTTGCAACCTTTCCAGACGTTAGCGTGCATTTGAATGTTAAAACGCAATGTCCATAACTACTTCTATTGCTATTTTTATAAAGGATGGCAGTACCATTTCTTTTACTGGAATTTTGAATTTCAATAGCTGCTAGTTAGGCACTTCATAAGTACTCAAAACTTGTGACAATAGTATGTCTGTGTTCtgactgttttctgttcagaaatgctttatGTTGATTACTTGGTTATTGGTCTTTCTGTTCCTGCCTATGCATATTCAGGGAATGAGCAAAAACTTGAAACATACTTGGTGTATTTGTCATCTTTTTGAGACACATCTAGAAATTAACAGTCTTGCTTTGAAAGGAATTTTGGAAGGCCTGGGAGAAGGTTTGCACTATAATTAGATGCTGCTAATGCTGCCATTCCCTTAGAAGTACTTACTATTTCGGTAATAGTGTGACATGTGAAGCTTGTTAAAGCTTCAATCTAAGTGTAGGCGAAAACTTAAAACTGCCAAGGGAATGTGAATGTATTCTATTGGAGAGatcagtacattttttttatttgatgcAACTCCTTGGTTGTTGTCTTAAATTATAACAATTCACAAATAATTGGTTTAATATCCTTCCACTAAGGTGACTTAAATCCCATTAGTAAATGTACCTTGCTTTCTGGAGTATAAACAGGGACTTAAATAACAGtggaaatacttgtttttagGGATAACAACAAGCCAATAAATGTGTTAACAGGAATTGACTATTGGTTGGACAACTTAATATGCAATGTACCAGAGCTTGTGATGTGCTTTCATGTTAATGGAATTGTTCAGGTAAGCCTGACTCTTGGCTTTATGTCTACTTCTTCAGTTTGAGATTGTTGCAATTATAATAGCTCTTTCTAATCTTACTGTTCTGACAAAGATTACAaaaattttattgcaaaacaagAAGCATTTACAGAgtcatctgaaaacattttgttcttttcctctcttccatgCATGCAAGATTCCTACTTGCACAGATGCttgaagaccaaaaaaaaaagctgcagaaatgaacCATTTTCTTGCATCTTAGAACCTGTGATGTTCACTTGCATGCTTTTTAAGTTTTGATTATATTTACTGATTTACAATAGCCTACAGATACCAGCTGGGTTCATTCGTTGCACCTGGTAACATGTAGTTGCTGACTAAGTTTCATTGAAATAGTGGGTCGATATTGTTAACTACACAACTTCTTTCTCACCTTCTGTTCTGTATTTACTTAATCATAAGTTTATTATAGCAGTGAGTTCTCTTTAAAAGCAAGCATATCTTGACAGCACTACTCAATAAAAGCTGAAGtcataaaaattactttgacaCTGTATCATAATAGTAGACTGTTTCTTTAAGCAGTTAAGAGACATTGACCTGTAGATTTGGGTGGGGTAGTAGCAGAAAAGCCTCctaatcttgttttaaaatggattccttgcagaaatatgaaatgatCAAGACTGAAGATATTCCCAATTTAGAAAACTCTAATTTCTCTACCAAAGTGATAAAAGATATTGCTCAAAATATCTTATCTTTTCTAAAATCAAATTGCACCAAAGAAGGACATACTTACTGGTTATTTAAGGGTAAGTAAATTTAGATAAACTttagataaaaaggaaaacatttatgttAATGTCATGCTGATTAATGAAATGTCTTGCCTTTCAGCAAGTGGGAGTGATATAGTAAAGCTCTATGACCTAACCACCCTttgtgaagaaacagaagacaaatatcAAAATCCTTTTACAATGCCAGTGGCAATTCTTCTGTACAAGTGagttttaaataactttaaagaCTTAAACTTGctttaaagattttgttttcttctaacaCAAAAAAATTATCCTGGGATTGCTAATTTgttcaactttttcttttagagttGCTTGCAATatgatgctgaagaaaaaccagaacaaaaagcACTATGGCACTATCAGAACACTGCTTCTTAATTGTCTTAAGTTATTGGACAATGGCAGACATCCTCAAGTAAGAACAGTGTGTTTGTGTATCTTTGTGCAAATACAGTGGAAAACTCTTTTTGGCAGTCAGATCCCTCCCTATTTGGATGCCTAAATCTAAAGCTTCAAGCCTGAAATCTATTGCTTAGTGTTTGGATAATTCTTGAGGTACACAGGAGTCCTTAATTTGAGGTGGAGCCTGGGAGGCATGTAATAAAAAACTTTTCAGGCCAGTTCAAGGTCCAGGTGCCTAAAATATGATCACTTTAAGGCAGTATgtgtggtgtattttttttaaccagatcTGACCCAAATTTCCTAGCAGACTTGATGTCAGAATTCCTCTTGTGATAGGAATGTGAGAACTGTTTGAGCAAGAATTTAGGCTTTGAGTAAACTTGaggtagaaagaaaacagcttaaaaCTTCTTGTAAGGAATATTATTGCTCTCTAGAAGTTGggggattttctttctttcattttcatctgtaaGGTGGGTAAAAACAAATGTGGGCGAGCTTGACTGCAGGGTCTGTGTGCACATACAAATTGTTGACAACATAAACAAATCAATGAAGACAGTATAAGTGTTGCTTAAAAATTTAGCACTGAAACATGGTCAAACACTCTGAGAACATAGTCTGAGTACAGTTAGGTTGTTAATTACTTGTAAATACAGCCTAAGACAAATTGCATTGATGTTGCCCATCAACAGAAAAACTtaccttgaaaataaatcactgatttttctttccttatttaaaaagataattgCTTCAGCAAACTACATGTTATCAGAGCTTTTTCAGTTGGATGAACCTAAAAAAGAAGACAGTACAGACTTCCCTATAAATGGAAACTCTGATGAAAGTTAtagtgaagaagaggaagaaatgcctGACAGTGATGAAAACGGTTCTTACAGTAACAGTTCTGATCCACCAGATGACAATAAAGCAGTGGCTATAATTAAATCTGTTGGAGAGTTATCAGTACCAGAAAAATACAAGTCTGTTCATCGAATACGTGTAAGTGAagctgtggatttttttaagggGTTTCTTGAAAGTGTTGATACAGCAAGGTTTGTTATCAAAATTCAGTTACCTGTTAGTTTTGTTCTAAGCTATCATTGTAGgatttcttctgtgtgtttttttgatTTCAGGTTAACAGAAGTATGAGGCAGAAGGGAAATAAACCTTTCTTTAGCTGTTCATAGAATTTGAGGCTTTTACATTAAACCTTCTGTATTGTAAAGCTTCTCCTCTACTGTATAGCACCTGTTTTTTTGTGGGGCATGATTCTGCATTACTAGCTACTAAAACATAAAAGTTATTCCTGTTATGACTGCAGTTGactgttttctctgctgctgtgtttaaCAGTTGTAGGCGACCACAAGTTTACATGGATAGTGAGCCTCTTCTAGTTCCCCCTACTTCTGGAGCAATACTAAGTTTTTGTTTACTGGAGCATCAGCTTAGATCCATGGGGTTAGTCTCCGATCTCCCTCTCTAATTTGTAGGATACTTGGTCAGGATATGGCAGTTTGCCTTAATGTATGTCATACTCCTCGTATATGTATGAAGAATAAAACTTCATGTCTTTTTGAATCTTCTTCCTAAGAGGGCAGCTGGATGCATAACTATAATATTCCTAAAGCTTCATTGGCATAAGTATGCTTTGTAAATGAATGAGCAGAAGTGTAACACTGCTACCTTTAATGTATCTTATGTTCATTATTATAGAAACTGAGGAAAGTGAGAAACTGAGAAGACCAATAAAGAAACTGTCCATACTGTTTTACTTCTGATATTTTACTTACCTATTATATAAGATTACAGAATTGAACGACTCCCATCAGTCAAAAACTAAACTTGTTCTTTTAATCTGTGCTGAGTAGCAACGATCAAATATTCCTAAAAATTTGTGACTCTTCCTACCGTATGAATTTTTAACACTTGAGGGTCCATCAGCTGAAAACACAGGAACTGATACAGGTGTAGAAACACTAAATTTCCCATTTCCTCTCCCCCTTTTACTCCACCCCAGAAGAAATCAAAGACAAACCAAAAAAAGTCCTAAGCTACCAAGCAATGCAAAGATGTTGAAAGTGCTGCTTCAATTTGTAGGTTGAGGGAAGAGTTTCCTTGTGGTATCAAATCTGCCTGGGTCTGCATTGCAGATTATCTGTGGATACTTTCATAATTAATGttgagaaataaattttctcttcctccttgctTTGTCTCTTGAGATTACTGAGAGAAGCCAAGTATAGATGTTAAAGTAATATAGATGTTAAAGTCAGCAGGTATATGAATTGCTCTCTGAGATAACACTGTGGTGCTTTCCAGTGTAGGGCTCAAATGTTTCCTTAACAAGTTTTTTTTACTGCAGTCTGTCACTTGTTTCTTCTAGCTAGTAACTTtgatattttgtattttgaacttctgttcttttcctgtttctcccctgctgcccccctcaATCAAGCCTAGCTGTACATTTCCTGTCTGCCACGGCACTGAGGAACGCTGCCGGCTGGTGCTTAGCTATGTCCTGGAGGTAAGCTTACTGTCAAATTTCTAATGGTATTTCACCTGGTACACAATTCTTGGTGTCTTCGGTATTTGTGAACTAAAGCATTTCTTCTTGTAGGGCTTGAAGTCTGTTGACAGCAGTGTTAAAAAAGAGAGTGACCTTCCTGCAGCTGACCCCAGCACGCCAATCCCTTTGAAATATGAAGATGAATCCACCAGTGGTGGTCCTGAGTGTCTGGAAAAACAGATGGCCTTATTTTTAGACAAAAGTAAGTTGCATTGTTGTGCAAATAAGACCTTTCAAGTACCAACAGAAACTGCTGCTACTTTGTTTGTCAAAACAGTAACTTGTAGGTTGCTAATTACACTATTgtataagcaaaaaaaaatatatatacactccataaaaacaaaattagaggACACAGTATCTCTTTATAAATATGAAGAGAATAGCACATTTGGGAGACTTTGCATATCAAAGCATGTTTTTGTATTAAACACATAATGTTGCTGGATCTTACTTAGTTGTGGCTTCCAGATGATTTCCATAAGGGCTTAGTAGTTTGGGCTTCAGTAGATTTGGTGTGGGGAGCACTGTAAGTTGTCTGTAGGGTGGGAGTTGTGTTGGGGCTTTTTGGGGGTTGTGGTGTTTGTTTAGTTTCAGTAGTCTCTCTTCTTTGTGACTTGGAAGCTTTGTGAAAGAGCTTTTCACTTCTGGCAGGTTTCCCTGTTACGCATAGTATCCAGCAGCAAGCATATAAACATTGCAATTAACATATGCATATTATACTAGGATTATATTATACATGTTATGTATTATAGTagacatacatatttatatacatattataaCTAGGATTTTGGGTTTTTCTGCGTAGCTCTAAATTgtggaagaaagcaggaaagaaaggtgCTTTTAAATACTCGAAGTCCAGAAGCTTCAGGCTATAgccagcttttattttgctcttgaaTCCCATAAAAGGGTCTAGGAAGGACTCcttaagaaaatagttttctgcaGAGTGATAAGTCCTGTAAGCAAAGAAATTTCAgtcttgtatatttttaaagttcttcattctttcatttttcttcctttcccctttaaatctctgaacaacaaaaaaattcagTCTTTGAGTTTTATTGAAGtgttctgatgtttttattctaattttgtttctcatgGATGTTAATGACCTGGAGATGTACAAATGCTTTCTTAGTTTATATCAGATATGTGACCACAGAATGCAGTTTTCTGATAGAGATGTTGAGCTGTGTCAAGCTTGCATGAATTCCGCACAGTACTGTTAATGTGGAATGTGTGATTAGTTTCTACCAAGATCTACTGGAAAAATGTGACTGGGGTCAGCTCAGTAAGAACAGCGTGCTGatttcagctctgctgcagccaggctctATCTTCTGTCTCTGCTGTTTGGAGCTGGTGACACATTGCAGCTGCTTGCCAGCTGGAAAGGAGAATGCCCACataataacttttttatttagaaacaagTGTTTCCTGGGTACTGTAGGATGTAAATATTGCAGAGATCCTCAGTATTGTACTTAGCCTCGTATTCTGCTTCAGACCTGCTTGTCAGGACAGCGAAGTTCTGTCCCTTGGCATCAGGACCTCTAATGTGCTTAAAGTcagtggctttttctttctggttccATAATAACAGCAGCACCAAAGAAGGAACGTTCTTCATCTTATGCTGAGGATATCTTGGAACTAGTGTGAGAAGGGCATTGGCCTTACTTGTAGGAATGACTAGGTTGTCAGTTCCCTTGGTGTTTGAGACATTAATACAAAACAGAACGTACCATAGGGATTTGGCAGAAAACATGGCAAATTATGCCCGTGACTTACTCGTTCTTCTCTACTGCTACCAAATGGAAGAGCCTTGGTTGTTGCATCAGTGTTTCAAAAGCCGTTCAGACAATGGGAGGTTAGCTGCACGGGCACTGTACTCACAATTCCAACATCCTGCTATCAGGTGAAATAAGCGGAAAAGCTCCGAGTGTTGAGTCcgttctgcagaagaaaatgcagcagcaggcaaGTTGGTATCATTGTGTAGAGCTGTAATATGGCAATTTGCATCCAGTCTGTATACTGGTGAAGTTGGGCCGCACCTGTGGCTTATGTTATGGCCATGACATTTACTGATGAGGTTCTGTTCGTGTTACAGTGGGCTCATTTCAAAAGGGTAAGCATTCCAGTCAGTCAGGAATGATTCCTGGGTCATGGCAATATAAAATGAAGCTCCAGCTCATTCTGAAATCATCAAAGGCTTATTACGTCCTGTCTGATGCTGCTATGATTCTACAGAAGTATGGGAGAGCATTACGATACATCAAGCTGGCTTTACAGTGCCATGGTAAGTTGGTAGTTCGTCGTCGGTGCCGCTGACTGTACGTACCTTTCACAATATCAAACACTTCTCTGCATGATTTAGCCTAGTGGCATGCAGTGACAAGTCTGACGCCTCTGTGTTTAAGTGTCTAGCTCAGTGCTCTGGAGAGAAGGCTGTAGTAAGAATAACTCGCTCATCTCTGTTTGGGGGAAAGGTtactcctcttttgatgcagtgaAAAACTTAAAGCACAGATCTTAAATTTCAGAGCACTGAAGGTGGGAGCATTCAGCCCTGGTCCAAGACAGAGGTAGCCTTCTGTGTTCTTAGTGCTAGCACTGCAAGCAGATCACTCTCTGGAATTGCCTGCTGGTTCCCATTTCATCTAAATGTTTAccagatttttcagaaataccaaaCTTGTTCACCAGCTGAATTGGACACTCCTCTAAAATGAATTACATCCTGATGTATTCccaaggaaaatggaaaagaggaaatcaGGCTGTTTGGGATATTAAGTAATCAGAAAATGTCATCAACTTACTGCTGCAGTACTGCTATTTTGCTTCCATATTTGTAGGGTGGTGGGCGTGTATGTGAAAGAACACATACAAAACAAGAACATGATCTTTACTCAAAGCATCAATATGCTTATCGGTAACTCAAAAAATTCTTCAGCTTTCCAGTCCTTGGAagacttgaaaattaaatttaagctGTGCCgtttgaaaattcatttttcaggcTGTATCTGACTTGAGTTGGTCTGTAGAAATTTGGTTTTCCGTGGTTTTAGACTGAAGTCTGAAATTAGTATTTGTAATTCTCAGTCGATGCTCATCTTTAACAAACCGGTCGCTCTTCTGAAGCTGTCAGCTGTGTagaacaagattttaaaataagttagtTCTTCTTAGGAGGACATGCGTTGTCGATACGGAGAATAAACGTGACAACATAAAACCAATTACACTGTCAGACTGTGTCAAAACTTCTGAAGTGTGATTCTCTTCTCTTCCGCCCTCCCTCACCTGTGTGCTTTTTTCTAATAGATACCTACTGTTGTCTCTGTGCCAGCATGCTTCCTGAAGTATTAGTATTTCTTTGTCAGTGTTTAACGCTTTGTGGAGATATCCAATTAATGCTTGctcaaaatgcaaacaacagaGCAGCGTATCTTGAAGAATATAACTACCAGACAAAGGAAGATCAGGAAATACTACACAGTCTTCACAGAGAATCCAGCTGCCAAGGTATGAAACCAATATAAGATAACTGTCATGATCCGGCTGTATGGCAAAGTAATTTCACTCTTCATTatgtttcattgttttatttgggGAAAGCTCATCATCTCTGTCAGAAGTACAGAGGTTATCAAGATACTGCATGACATGCCAGAGCTGTAAACCAACTGAAGATGTAAATTGTTTACGTATTGGATAGATTCTGCTTGGGTGTGGAAATTGTGATCATCCTGACATTGGTCTTATACTTTGGTCATCTTCATCTAGGCTATCACAGACGTGCATTTATTTGGAAGTACCGTTTGACAGgcaggctttgttttttgttttttagtgtttGCCTGGGCTACTGACTTGTCTACAGACCTGGAATGCCAACTTTCAGTCAGTTGTAAATGTTATGAAGCAGCTTATGAAATTTTACtcttcagtaatttaaaaaagcaaaatcctgaGCAGCACATACAGGTGCTAAAGAGGATGGGTAACATCAGGAATGAAATTGGGGTATTTTACATGAAccaggctgctgcagtgcagactGAGAGAGTGGGTAAGCattctttttccacttcttaCTGTACACTGTTTTACTGACCTAGAACAATGATTATGTTCAGTAGTAGTGTGGGAAGTCTTAAGAATTCCTGATTATAAAGATGACATTTGAAGAGCTTCTAAAAATGATGTTAGAGATTTAATGTCCATTAATTTATAATGGACATAATAATTTAATGTCCATTATATGGTCTAGAGATCAATGTAGCTTGTATACTTCATTAATTGAACCTAAACTGAATAATGGGATGCCTTGGAGAAATTCTTATAGAGTATGTTGAATGCCCTccaaaattttttttgtttggtggttggctttttaaaaaaaaaagtctagaaaaAGTCTAGAAGTACTAGTTATTTAAACTGGAACGAACTAGACACTGGTGGTTCAGTGTAAATACTCCTAAATATTGGCTGTGTTCTGTGACCTTTGTCTAATATTTGGAGCAGCTTGTGTTAGACTTTAATTTGGTGATTGTTCATCATCACCATGTTTTTGCAGAACTGCTATTTAGCTGAAGTAAAAACCTTAATACTGAATTTCACTTGTCTGTAAAAGTCACTTCTTGCTTACTTCCTACTGAAGGTTCGTAGGAGCAATTGTCATATCCTGAATATTACTGTAGTGGGGGGAGAAAGGATTTataatctgttttattctgctAATTTATGATTTTTGTCATGTTATCAtaattttttctaatatatacTATGTGTAGTGCACTTCTGGTATCAACAGTTTTTCCATGAAATTGggttttcagaatattttaccACATTTAAGTTCTAAAAGACCATCTTTATAAACTTGTgagaaaacaatggaaatgtttgttcagtattttttgAGAATTTAAACTGCTGATAAGCtatatatttttcacttcagtgaGTAAGAACGTATCGACGACAGAGCAGCAACTCTGGAAGAAAAGCTTCTCTTGCTTTGAAAAGGGAATTCAGAATTTTGAGTCGATTGATGATGCAACCaatgctgctctcctgctctgcaACACGGGAAGGCTCATGCGAATTTGTGCTCAAGCACACTGTGCGACTGAAGGTGACTTCAAAAGAGAGTTTTCCCCAGAAGAGGCCCTTTATTACAATAAGGTAACGTACTACGTCCGACTTGTTGGTTAAATAT
It includes:
- the EDRF1 gene encoding erythroid differentiation-related factor 1 isoform X1, which encodes MAEPRGAGAAAAPRGGDAEEPKQGSLPAPGGGEVKSSAVVKYSSAPPQAAFARLQEKTDLKLPPANWLRESARLGPAGTAILGSNKKSTPFSSFGMAYDFIDSIGNDVDVVSDSENIKKLLKIPYSKSHVSMAVHRIGRTLLLDELDIQELFMRSSQTGDWTWLKEFYQRLIDQKWQRKKKSKEHWYQKAILSKFLYYSINGDGAAQPVPSSSKQHQEGPVPGEGDEAGRASWPAPFEMPSSLSEDPGASNQGSVPLEPSYIVGHVASAPKEQNLTTLFNDGENSQGLKNDFVRNILWTFEDIHMLVGSNMPIFGGGRYPAVSLRLRDNNKPINVLTGIDYWLDNLICNVPELVMCFHVNGIVQKYEMIKTEDIPNLENSNFSTKVIKDIAQNILSFLKSNCTKEGHTYWLFKASGSDIVKLYDLTTLCEETEDKYQNPFTMPVAILLYKVACNMMLKKNQNKKHYGTIRTLLLNCLKLLDNGRHPQIIASANYMLSELFQLDEPKKEDSTDFPINGNSDESYSEEEEEMPDSDENGSYSNSSDPPDDNKAVAIIKSVGELSVPEKYKSVHRIRPSCTFPVCHGTEERCRLVLSYVLEGLKSVDSSVKKESDLPAADPSTPIPLKYEDESTSGGPECLEKQMALFLDKMGSFQKGKHSSQSGMIPGSWQYKMKLQLILKSSKAYYVLSDAAMILQKYGRALRYIKLALQCHDTYCCLCASMLPEVLVFLCQCLTLCGDIQLMLAQNANNRAAYLEEYNYQTKEDQEILHSLHRESSCQVFAWATDLSTDLECQLSVSCKCYEAAYEILLFSNLKKQNPEQHIQVLKRMGNIRNEIGVFYMNQAAAVQTERVVSKNVSTTEQQLWKKSFSCFEKGIQNFESIDDATNAALLLCNTGRLMRICAQAHCATEGDFKREFSPEEALYYNKAIDYYLRALRSLGKRDMHPAVWDSVNWELSTTYFTMATLQQDYAPLSRKAQEQIEKEVSEAMMKSLKYCDVDTVSPRQPLCQYRAATIHHRLASMYHSCLRNQVGDEHLRKQHRVLADLHYSKAVRLFQLLKDAPCEFLRVQLERVAFAEFQMASQNSGAGKLKTLFGALDIMVKTKCAFQLIRKELAAESEQISKDESSTENTSPNDSSTALNKEEVLKLLSIFESRMSFLLLQSIKLLTSTKKKSGAINEEEITLKTNKQVYSLLLRATANKSMTLLERIEVILNLLEQLTQSSEAGTGGVQ
- the EDRF1 gene encoding erythroid differentiation-related factor 1 isoform X2, with translation MAEPRGAGAAAAPRGGDAEEPKQGSLPAPGGGEVKSSAVVKYSSAPPQAAFARLQEKTDLKLPPANWLRESARLGPAGTAILGSNKKSTPFSSFGMAYDFIDSIGNDVDVVSDSENIKKLLKIPYSKSHVSMAVHRIGRTLLLDELDIQELFMRSSQTGDWTWLKEFYQRLIDQKWQRKKKSKEHWYQKAILSKFLYYSINGDGAAQPVPSSSKQHQEGPVPGEGDEAGRASWPAPFEMPSSLSEDPGASNQGLKNDFVRNILWTFEDIHMLVGSNMPIFGGGRYPAVSLRLRDNNKPINVLTGIDYWLDNLICNVPELVMCFHVNGIVQKYEMIKTEDIPNLENSNFSTKVIKDIAQNILSFLKSNCTKEGHTYWLFKASGSDIVKLYDLTTLCEETEDKYQNPFTMPVAILLYKVACNMMLKKNQNKKHYGTIRTLLLNCLKLLDNGRHPQIIASANYMLSELFQLDEPKKEDSTDFPINGNSDESYSEEEEEMPDSDENGSYSNSSDPPDDNKAVAIIKSVGELSVPEKYKSVHRIRPSCTFPVCHGTEERCRLVLSYVLEGLKSVDSSVKKESDLPAADPSTPIPLKYEDESTSGGPECLEKQMALFLDKMGSFQKGKHSSQSGMIPGSWQYKMKLQLILKSSKAYYVLSDAAMILQKYGRALRYIKLALQCHDTYCCLCASMLPEVLVFLCQCLTLCGDIQLMLAQNANNRAAYLEEYNYQTKEDQEILHSLHRESSCQVFAWATDLSTDLECQLSVSCKCYEAAYEILLFSNLKKQNPEQHIQVLKRMGNIRNEIGVFYMNQAAAVQTERVVSKNVSTTEQQLWKKSFSCFEKGIQNFESIDDATNAALLLCNTGRLMRICAQAHCATEGDFKREFSPEEALYYNKAIDYYLRALRSLGKRDMHPAVWDSVNWELSTTYFTMATLQQDYAPLSRKAQEQIEKEVSEAMMKSLKYCDVDTVSPRQPLCQYRAATIHHRLASMYHSCLRNQVGDEHLRKQHRVLADLHYSKAVRLFQLLKDAPCEFLRVQLERVAFAEFQMASQNSGAGKLKTLFGALDIMVKTKCAFQLIRKELAAESEQISKDESSTENTSPNDSSTALNKEEVLKLLSIFESRMSFLLLQSIKLLTSTKKKSGAINEEEITLKTNKQVYSLLLRATANKSMTLLERIEVILNLLEQLTQSSEAGTGGVQ